Genomic window (Candidatus Methylomirabilis tolerans):
GTGTTATACGGACCAGCGTAATCATAATTGGCCCGGAAAATAGAAGACGATAAGGAACACCGCAAAAGGAATTGGAGGTGCGCAGATGAGCGTTGACGAACTAAGAGAAGAGGCCCTTCGCCTGAATCCGGCAGCGCGTGCGCGTCTGGCTCGCGAACTGCTCGCCAGTTTAGACGCGCTGAGTGAGGCAGAAATTGAAAAGCTATGGATCGACGAAGCGATTCGGCGCGATGAGGAACTCGACAGTG
Coding sequences:
- a CDS encoding addiction module protein; its protein translation is MSVDELREEALRLNPAARARLARELLASLDALSEAEIEKLWIDEAIRRDEELDSGAARAYPADEVLARARARRK